The Hypomesus transpacificus isolate Combined female unplaced genomic scaffold, fHypTra1 scaffold_30, whole genome shotgun sequence genome segment CACGTTCCTGGGATCCTTCCACAGGAGACGCACCTGATCGCTAGTGTCACCTGTGTGCCACAGAGAGTTCCTCAGGTACTCACCTGGCCCAGTCTTAGATTTCACTGCCTAGAAAAAAGCGATTTGTGTCACAAACAGAGGAGGGCGGCAGTGGATAAGAGAGATCATTTTCATGTACAACATACCCCTTCCTCGTCCAGACTGtcctccacacccacacccctctccctccacacatacacactccctcttctccttccacacacacacccttctccctcctccacacacacccctctcctgcacactcacacccctctcctccacacacacacacccttctccaCACAGACCTCTTCCTCCACACTCACTCGCTCCtatccctcctccacacacacacacaaactcttctccctcctccacacacacccttgtcCCTCCTCCACAAACttactcccttctctccctcctcgacacacatacacttgctcctctccctcctccacacacacacacatacttacacactcaaacacagccttctccttcctccacacacacccatctcccacctccacacacacccctctccctccacacacacacctccctcctccacactcACACCACCTCCTGTAtagacacacacctctccctcctctatacacacacctctccctcctccacacacacacacacacacaccttcagctgTATGCCCGGCTCGGCCACGGCTCGGAATGGGACAGCCTGCCAGTAGGTCTGCTCCGTCTGCTTCCACATGACCACGTAGAAGGAGGACGAGTCCTGGTAGCCAAAGATGAAGCCGGCGTAGTCGTCATCCGTCACCGTGTTGACATGGAACGTCCCCTCGAAGTCCACGCCGTTGAACAGCGTGTAACCTGGTCACGTGACGAAACCTCAACCCAATGTAGCTAGTACGGACAGTCAGGACTTAATAGGGGGGAAATAATCTCATTCTCTTATGGGCAGCATAAATAATGCTGAATCGTGAACCAGATCTTCATTGTGAAGTCATGCTTGACTGAGCAATCAGCTAGCGCCCTGCTATGGGCATGACTTTTCGTAGAAAAAGATGCGGGCTAGTCAAAGCTCACCTCAACCAATTACATCTCTACACTATAACAGAGAGAGAACCAAAAGCTAATTAATCTACACAGGTTACCTACACACACGTTTACTACACTCAACCCTGATCCTACCCTACATATACGTTAACTAAATTGATTAGTCTTGTTTCTGCAGTAGTAAGAGTAAGAAGTCGTACATAAAGCTAGACTGGGGTCAGAGTTCATGGTCTTACCTACAGCTAAGCCAGGATCAGAGTTCATGGTCTGGACTATCTCCATGCCCTgaatagagagaagagagcTCAATTActgtaacatacacacacactgtggtaaCCCGAGGCTGAATCAGCCAAAGCAGGCCAGTCAGCCCCATGGTCAGCACCCTATGCTAAAGCACAGGTGTGTCGTATGTGGCTTTTGCTCATGCCCGTCAGGCAGGAGTGGACATACCTGCAGCAAATTGGATATTTAGGACAAGGTAAGATAAGAAGGGCCAGCTCCAAACAGTGAAGGAGCATTTGGCGTGGTGACTGAGCAAAAAGAGGTGAGCTCCGAAGTTCAGCAAAGCGGATAACCTGTATTACTAATAGTGTTGTGCATGCTCCCCTAGACCAACGGCTTGCCGGTGTAAGAAAAGAGACACTGAGTGATGTTTTGCCCTTTGAGAAGAAGAACTTAAGTTGCTATTTTTTGTCTGCGTTTTTTTCTTTGAGACCTGTTAGGTCATCTAAAATAAATTCACAGGTGTGCTTTACCATCCCTCTGTCACGTGAAACCTGATTTATGTCTTGCTCACCTCGATTCCTCCACAGTGGTTGTCACAACACTCATGCATACTTGGGAATGTTTTGATGTGGAACGACAACAAAAGTCTAAAGCCGGGTGCACACTGTTTGGTTTTTAATAGTCCTTTGTGACTTCTTGTCAGACTGTACGAACATGATCCCCACTGTAGGCCATGTCACACTGTAAGATCAGTTGTCATTAATGTCAGACTGTCCAACAGTCGAGACGTGAAAAACAGATGCATGCAAGAAGACTCAATCAAAATTAATTAAAGACACAATTGTTGTAGGAGTAACCACACTACAGGACTGTGTCTGAAATCTTCAgacaataaaataatttaatttaataattGGATCGTAAAGGCCATTAATCAGTTGTCGGGGAACATGTCCATTTAGCGATCAAAGATTACAGATTTAGGCCTAGGATTAGATTAATCTTTTAGTATTCTCAAAATTCAACCAAATCATGGCCAGAATCGTACACTGTGCATCTGGCTTAACTCTAGCCCAAGGGTAATAGGTCACCTGGTTGAGAACCACCCAGTTGGGGTCAATCTGTGCGTCGCCCTCGGGGTCCAATACTACCGTCTGATAGGCTCGGAAGTCCGTCAGTGCCACCTCAGCATTTTCAGGACAGTTATCTTTCATGTCAATCACATTGTCATGGTCGAAGTCCCCAGCACATGCATCTCCGACCTTACTGTCTTCTGcagaacacaagcacacacacaagtttgtaTTGCTTTTCTTGTGGGGACTCACAATTCAGTCCCATTCCAAATCatgttttccctttcccctaAACGTACTCCTTACCCTAAAACTATCCAACAACCCTTGATGTAATCCTAACCCAAATAGAAATTCTTAACCCCAAAAACCTTTAAATTGCATTTGAACTTGCTTTATGTCTTGAGGACCAAGAAAAGGGGGAAAGTaggaaaaaaactaaataaataggAGAAAATAAGTAAACATTTAGCATGTTTTACTATTCTTGAGGAGACCCCACAACAATACTTGAACAagttcaccaacacacacacatatgcatgcacacactctgCTGTCTGACTAACTTTTAGTTTTCTTCTGGTCAGGGTTGGCCACCAGGCGGCAGTTGTCAACATCATCCAGTACCCCATCAttgtcatcgtcatcatcacaaTCATCTCCCTGCACAAAATCAAACCAAACTTTAAAACCACTAGTTCTCAACCCTAGTCCTCAGATGTTTCCTCGATAGATGTgtccctgcttcaacacaccagattcaaattaatggtcaGAACCAGACTTCTGCAGAGCTAGATAACATTCATtttaatcaggtgtgttgggtcAGGGAAACAtgggaccagggttgagaaccactgcttaAAACAGATAATTGCTTGACAGGACAACATTGGAGGAAAGCTAGGGTCTGAATTATTTTGGGTTATAAAAGTTAATACCTTTCCATCTTTATCAGTGTCCAGCTGAGAGGAGTTGATGACAGTAGGACAGTTATCTTTGGTATCTTGGTGTCCATCTCCATCACTGGGTGGAGAAAACAGTGCTGTAGGTTCAGGAAAACCACCGTAAGATCGAACTCATGTCTGAGCGTTTATCCTCATTTAATCACTGGTACCTGTCAACGTTGGTGTCACACGTGTCTCCCACCAAGTCGTCATCCACGTCGGACTGCAGgagcagaaacagagacaccacacctttttacatttacatttagtcatttagcagacgctcttatccagagcgacttacagtaagtacagggacatttcccccgaggcaagtagggtgaagtgccttgcccaagaacacaacatcatgtggcacgacggggaatcgatccggcacccctcaccgctcagccatctgactccctacctttttaccaaacacaccacaccacgtgaccccacacactccccaacagcccacacacaccaccccactTGCTTGCTTGTAGTTGTCCATCGAGGCCGATGATGATGTCCACTTCTGATTTCACCGGTGGATTCTCTGATGACTGTACAGGACTGTACAGTCATCAGAGATTCTGGATCCACAGATTTTGTCACATGTGGGACATGTTCATGTGCTAGTGGTGGTACGGCAACCTTGGCTGTGTTTCCTCTACGCCTTCTTTCccgcctgtcctgtctcctggctgtcctgtcctcctccagcgcTTCTATCCCGTCCCGGCACACCTGACGCCAGGTGTTACGGTCAGCAGCCAAGCGCTTCAGGTCTCAAGGTCTGATTTTACACCTCTTCAGCGCTGTTTTTGTCGGATCTTTATAGCGCTTCTTCTGCCCCCCAGCAGAGCGTTGGCCTTGGGCGAGCTGGCCATACAGCACTTTGTGAGGCAGCCGATTGAGGGGCATCCTTATATATGCCTCAGCCATTGTAGCTGATGGTGGGTGATGGTGGCCTCAATGCTCTTACAGCCTGCTCTCCTGAGGATCTCAGTGTGTGGCACTCGGTCACGCCAAGTGATTCCTAGCATGCGCTGGAGACAGCGGATGTGAAAATGCTCCAGGAACTTCACATGACGGCTGTAAGTGACCCAGGCTTCACAACTGTGGTGGTGATGCAAACGACTTGATACACAGAGATTTTTGTATGGAGATATAAGTTCTTGTTTTGAAAGACCCGGTGTCTGAGTCTCCCAAAGGCAGCTGATGCTTGTTGGATTCTATTCTGGACCTCATCGTTGATGTTATTGTCCTCAGAGAGAATGCTCCCCAGGTATTTAAATTATGGTACTTCAGCATCAGTGATGCTGAAGATGGGTGAAGTGGATGGGATGTTGTTGCTCCACTGACAGACTACTTCTGTTTTGGTGATGTTGATAGTCAGCCCCATCCAGCTGTAAGCCTTCACAGCTGCATCCAGGACAGCCTGGAGGTCTTGTGGAGTGTGAGCCACAAGAGCGCAGTCATCTGCATACTGCAGCTCAAGGACCCTCACTCAGTGCAGCTTGGTGGTTGATTGCAGCCTTCTGATGTTAAAGAGATTACCATCTAGTCTGTAGACTACTGTCACCCCACTGTTGTCCTCAACTTCCTTGTGGAGAAGTTGGGTGACGCATAGGAGGAAGATGTTGAAGAGCACTGGTGCTAGTACACACCCCTGCCTGACCCCTGTGCACAcagggaaggaggcagactCTTGTCCTGCTATTGTCACTCTAGCATTCATACCATCATGAAACTGACGGAGGATGTTGACAAACTTGCTAGGGCATCCAAACCGGAGCAAGATGTCCCACAGTAGGTCTCTCTGCACAGTGTCGAAGGCTTTGGAGAGGTCGACAAAAGCCATAAACAGGTCTTGATGGTGCTCCCTGCACTTTTCCTGAAGTTGCCTGGCTGTGAAGACCATGTTGACAGTACTCCTGTTCTTTCTGAAGCCACACTGTGATTCTGGGAGCAGTGACTCTGTGATGTTGTTGAGTAGCCTCCGCAGCAACACCTTGGCCAGGACCTTACCAGCAACAGCAAGTGATATACCCCTGTGGTTGACACATATGGTCTTGACACCTTTGTTCTTGTAGATGGTGACAATTTTGACATCTCTTCATTGCTGTGGGATGTTTTCATCAGCCCATACTTTCATAATGTGTTGATGTAACACTCTTGTACAGAGGTAACCACCCTGTTTAAGCAGTTCTGCAGGGATATTGTCAATGCCCGGAGACTTGTTGTTCTTCAGGGAGCAGACGGCTGACAGAACCTCCAGAAAGGTCGGGGGCTGGTTAAGGTTGTCAATCGGTGGAGGTTCAGGCAGTTGATCCAGGCTGGTGTGATCTGCTTCAGAGTCCTGATTCAGCAGGGTCTTAAAATGTTCAGCCTATCTCTCCAGTACACTGCTCTGGTCTTTTAGGACTCTGAGCCCATCTGCTGTTTACAGGGGTGTAATGCAGTGGTTTGTTGGGCCGTAGATAGATTTGGCTGCATTGTAAAAGTTATGCATATCATTTTTATCAGTAAAAGACTGGATTTCCTGTGCCTTCTCTGTCCACCACTTGTTTTGCATTGTCCGCAGGGTCCTTCGCACTTCACGACTCGCTCTCTGCCCTTGCTGTCTGGCGGTGCTCGATGAGGTTTTTTTTAGGGTTGCCTGGTGTGCTTTGTGCATGGCGTTCAAGCGAGTTACAGATGGTGTCTGAGTTATTGTCAAACCAGTCCTGGTGATTCTTGGTCTTATAGCCGATCACTGCTGGTCTGTGGCATTCTCTCCACTAAAAGTGAGCTCTAGCTTTTCAAGTTTTTCAGCCAGGGAGCATCGAAACTCATTTCTTGTGCTGGTATCTTCCAGACGGGTGCAGTCTAAGCGTCTCCCACTGGACCCATGTTTCCGCGTGGGGTGGCGTACGCTCATGTGGACATTGGCCATTATCATCCGGTGGTCTGTCCAGCATTCTGCACCTCTCATGGCCCGGCACATGTGAACGTCTTTGATGTCACAACGTCTCATGATGACATAGTCAATCAGGTGCCGATGGCGTGGGTGCATCCATTATGTTTTATATTTGGTCTTTTGCTGGAAGATGGTGTTGGTTATGGTCAGGTTGTGCTCAGAGCAGAGAGTAAGTAATCTCATGCCATTTGAGTTGGCCTGACCAATACCATGCCTGCCAAGCACTCCTTTCCACATCCTGTCACTCTGCCCCACccgagcattgaagtccccaaggaggaGGATCTTATCGGTCTTGGGGATCCGGTGGAAAGCCTCATCCAGTGACTGATAGAATGAGTCTTTAACCTCAGTATCGGATGGCAGGGTTGGCGCATACACACTAAGGAGTGTAGCGAAGCGGTTCTTCGCCAGGGGGATACGGAGGGTCATCAGTCTTTCACTGATGCCCacaggtgtttcagtgagtTGGTAGCAGTGTGTTCCTAATGGCCAGTCCCACACCGTGCAGATGTTCTCCACCTGGGGGGTAGCCTTACCAGAAGAAGGTGTAACCGGCCCCTTTATCTATCAGCGACCCTTCATCAAGGAGCCTGGTCTCGCTAATTGCGACGATATCGATGTTGTACCATCTCAGCTCCTCCTCAATCAGTGCTGTTCTTCTGTGAGGTCTTTCGGTCCTGCCATAGGAGTCCAGGAGAGTTCTCACATTCCATGTAGCCAGTTTTATGTTTTGGGATTTATTCTGTTTGGGCCCGCCTATTGCGCACCGCCAGCGCATTGCTTTTCTGTCGGGGTCTGCTCCCTTAGCCTTGCCTCGAGAGGCTAACCCACGTGGCAGTGGAGCTATTTACCCATAGCTGGGGCAGTGGTTGACGGGTGCCAGGGCGTGTCCACCTTATGATGGGCCTGCACACCACATCTCTGGGGCCCACTGCTGCTCCGAGATCCCCTGCAGTTTAGCCTGGGACCGCAGGGTACCCAGTTACCATGTGTGGTCGCGAGGAGGCACTGCAGGAGTCTTGGTGGTGGAGAGGCTATTTACTGGCAGAGGAGACTTACACTCTCGTCTCCTCTTTTCCCCCCCCTGTAAGGGGGCTAGCCAGCGGCGGTGGCGGAAAGCAGAGAGTTGCAAGCAGAGGGCAGCATGCACTAACTACAAGCACTTCTAAACTACTGCACTTGAcgcttcacacacaccctgtgtctCTATGAAACGtacacagcgacacacacacacacaagcccacaccCCACGTACAccccacaccacacatacaaccCCACCCTACACCACAAAACACACCACCCCTCACATAtcaccacatcacacacaccacacactataCCACCACCCTCTGGAGGACAGGACTGCTCAGCTGGCTGGAGAGCGACGATGTGTGGCTCTTTTGTTGGCTTGCTGGgtgatgttgtggttgtgttacCTGGTTGGGGTTGACCATATCGGGGCAGCTGTCGCAGGCATCGCCCACCCCGTCattatctctgtctttctggtCAGTGTTCGGCACACGCTGGCAGTTATCAAGAATGTTTTTCAGACCTGAGGAGACCACGGCCcattcagacacagacagaggggcaGAGCAGATGCAGTTTTCTTCCTACAGTTGGCAATAAACTCCTCTACACTCAAAGATGGAAGGAGACCTATTTTTCCAGTGTGGGTGTGAGTTTGTTCTGTGCGTCCCCTTATCCAATGTTCCAATCTCACCAGGcagcagtgtttgtgtgagccaGAAGTGGAATAGTTTCCACTGGCCCTCAGCTCTTGGCACCAGCTGGCCATGGAAAAATGTTTTAAAGGGGAGACAGACATGACCAAGCGCTCACAGATCCAAACAATCAGGAGCAGAGACAGGatttgacacacatacactgctcCTGCCAATTTATTTTAAAAGGGCTATCTAGCAACTGAAAAGGCCATGAGGACAGTTTATGAAACAACAGGTCTGATCATTCCAAACTTCCCAAGTGGGAACATTTAAATACAGTATTTCACAATTTTACAGgtactgtaaatgtaatgatgTTGCAGGCTGTCCCAGCTCCTGATCTCCTGGAAAACAGCTGATGTAATGACTGGAGGATGTGAATGAAAGACAGTCTAGGCCTGGGGGATGTTTAAAACATACATGGCTCAGACACTCTGATGCTGTGAAAAGGTCTGAGGTCTGAGTCCTAGGTCTACTTACACTCTGGGGACTGGTTCTGAACACTAATGCACGTCCACATTGACCTTTCAGCTTCACTAGGAAGTTTATAATGCCATTTCCTGAAACTGATGCAATGACTTACCAATAGGTCTAACTGGAcatacacagacaaaaacagacacacacacacacacaaaccatctcCATCCATGTCGTCATCGCACTTATCTCCAAGCCCgtctttgtctgtgtctctctggtctGGGTTGTCTGTTATAACACAGTTGTCGCATGCATCGCCATGGAGATCCTTATCACTGTTTTTCTGGTCTACGTTAGCAACCAGCCAGCAGTTGTCCTAGGAGAGAAACAAACATCCGAGATAGAGttgatcagagacagggatcCTGAAGCTTGTTGTGCCtataagagagtgtgtgtaggtgagtgtgtaCAGGTGAATGTGATGGTGAGGGTAAAGTTGAGTGTGTACAGGTGAGTTTGAAGATGAGTGTGAAGGTGAGTGTTCACAGGTGAGTGTCTACATGTGAGTGTGCACAGGTGAGTGTGTATAGGTGAATGTGGAAAGATGAGTCTGTACAGGTATGTACAGGTAAATGTGAAGGTGAGTTTGCACAGGTGAGTGTGCAGGTGATTGTGTACAGGTGAGTGTGACGGTAAATGTGCACAGGTGAGTGTGATGGTGAGTGTGTACaggtgagtgtgaatgtgtgtgaaggtgtagCCAGAAGAACAATGTATCAGCCTCTCACATCTATGTTAACGATCCCATCGCTGTCTGCGTCGTCGTCACACGCGTCTCCTAGCCCATCCCTGTCTGCGTCCTCTTGGCCAGAGTTagggacaaacacacagttatCCTGAAAATAACAAACCACTTAGCTTCTGTGAtttaagggagggaggggacatggAACCATTCTGGATGagaaagtaagaaagagagagaagagcggGACATTTCTACCTTTTCACAGTTGTTGTCCCTGCACCGGAGTTTGCTATCAGGATAATCATCAATGTCTGTGTCTTTTCCACACACGTAGCCATTTCCTGCCCAGCCAataccacactgacacacacacggtacagtATTTATAGTAGTAAATTGTACTGATTGGTATGTAGTTCTGACAAGTCTGCTTGTGTCATTTGTTCCGACCATGTGCGTTTGCCagtgtgttctcaccatgcaGCTGATGCTGccatctctctctaccacacactcTGCGTTGGTGTCACAGGGATTTGGTAGGCCATTGGCACACAGCCTCTCCCCTTGGCAACCTCTCACCTGGTCCCCAGAGAAGCCACTCAAACACTCTCCACAATGGTACGAACCCTTGGGGATGCAACAAAAAACAACTCAGGCCTGTTGACTCAGAAAGGACAGTATGGTCGTTTTTCTGCTGTGGTTATCTGGTTTATGGTGGTTCTTCTCACCACTGAGTTGTGGCAATAAGAGTTTGCTGTACACCTGCCATTGTCTGGTGGCCCCTGGCACTCGTCTATGTCCTGACAAACCTGAATACAACAGACAAAGTAAGAGACACATTTGACATATGTGTTATTcaagtgtttgcatgtgtgttagcGTGAGTTAGTGTAGCATTGGAAAGTGTGTTAGCGCTGGTTAGCGTGTGTTAGCATGTTGGCGTGTACTGGACCTGTTTGTTGGCCTGCGCATAGGCAACCCCCACTCCGTTGATCTCTGATCCTGTGTATCCCAGAGGGCACCTCTCACAGTTGAACCCTGGCACGGTGTTCACACAGCGCACGCCGGGAAAGCAAGGGTTAAACTGGCACTGTAATACAcaaacaagtgcacacacacacacacaggttgagaAGAAGGAAAGGTCTTCAAggatgtgtgtgcagagtgcaaatagacacacaaacacacatacacctacctCGTCTACGTCATCGCAATTTATCCCATCTCCTGTGTACCCGTCAGGGCAAGGGGCACACTCAAACCCCCCTCCCTGTGCTGGGAGGCACATGGTCTGCAGGAAGCACTTTCCTGGAGCGCACTTTGACCTTGCTGTACCTGAGGATTCACTGCCCCCTAGtcctgaacaaacacacacacttctaaaaAATCTCCCACCATCTACGTAAGAATAAATGTGCCAGAGAAATAGACCTTCGTACCACAAGCCAGACACTCAGAGATGGTGTTCCTCAGGAAGGCTGTCTCCTTAATCTTCACCATGGATCAAGCATGTAAACACATCCATTAGACCTAACCTTGACCACAAAGTGAGGCTACACAAGAAAATgtagtggtgggggggggggggtggtcaagGTGAATGAGGGAGGGCATGGTGAGGGGCATGTTGAGGCAGGAGTGGCTTTACCTGCTGAAGGAGCAGGTCTCTCATTTCTGACATCATCTTTGTAAGGTCCAGAATCTGAGATGAGTCCTGTCTACCCTGGAGGCCTGTGGGAAACGTAGTTTGGTCACATTCCAGTTGACAAATGGAAACAGTCTGCTTTGTTCTTCCAGTGTTCTTACCCAGGAGCTGCAGTGACTCTCTCTGCTGGGAGCTGCAGTCCTGAAGAGTAGC includes the following:
- the thbs4a gene encoding thrombospondin-4a isoform X2, with amino-acid sequence MALWTMIISLALLQLAVTVKAQGIVYDLLASPDCLPDLLQGGLRTKGLDEAFLLSSFKLQNKVPAQLYSISNPTDSSKYLDLSVQAKLNKVTVRYMKVDGRFGTTSFNHASLADGMEHHVMLHASGLNQHSPPRIAVYVDCSLVHTVDELPAVFGALPPGPNRVALRTLQSTGQDKLTDLKLVIEDTIDNVATLQDCSSQQRESLQLLGLQGRQDSSQILDLTKMMSEMRDLLLQQIKETAFLRNTISECLACGLGGSESSGTARSKCAPGKCFLQTMCLPAQGGGFECAPCPDGYTGDGINCDDVDECQFNPCFPGVRCVNTVPGFNCERCPLGYTGSEINGVGVAYAQANKQDIDECQGPPDNGRCTANSYCHNSVGSYHCGECLSGFSGDQVRGCQGERLCANGLPNPCDTNAECVVERDGSISCMCGIGWAGNGYVCGKDTDIDDYPDSKLRCRDNNCEKDNCVFVPNSGQEDADRDGLGDACDDDADSDGIVNIDDNCWLVANVDQKNSDKDLHGDACDNCVITDNPDQRDTDKDGLGDKCDDDMDGDGLKNILDNCQRVPNTDQKDRDNDGVGDACDSCPDMVNPNQSDVDDDLVGDTCDTNVDSDGDGHQDTKDNCPTVINSSQLDTDKDGKGDDCDDDDDNDGVLDDVDNCRLVANPDQKKTKKDSKVGDACAGDFDHDNVIDMKDNCPENAEVALTDFRAYQTVVLDPEGDAQIDPNWVVLNQGMEIVQTMNSDPGLAVGYTLFNGVDFEGTFHVNTVTDDDYAGFIFGYQDSSSFYVVMWKQTEQTYWQAVPFRAVAEPGIQLKAVKSKTGPGEYLRNSLWHTGDTSDQVRLLWKDPRNVGWKDKVSYRWYLQHRPQVGYIRARFYEGSTLVADSGVRIDTSMRGGRLGVFCFSQENIIWSNLKYRCNDTIPVDYQEFSAQHSYEQ
- the thbs4a gene encoding thrombospondin-4a isoform X1 — protein: MALWTMIISLALLQLAVTVKAQGIVYDLLASPDCLPDLLQGGLRTKGLDEAFLLSSFKLQNKVPAQLYSISNPTDSSKYLDLSVQAKLNKVTVRYMKVDGRFGTTSFNHASLADGMEHHVMLHASGLNQHSPPRIAVYVDCSLVHTVDELPAVFGALPPGPNRVALRTLQSTGQDKLTDLKLVIEDTIDNVATLQDCSSQQRESLQLLGLQGRQDSSQILDLTKMMSEMRDLLLQQIKETAFLRNTISECLACGLGGSESSGTARSKCAPGKCFLQTMCLPAQGGGFECAPCPDGYTGDGINCDDVDECQFNPCFPGVRCVNTVPGFNCERCPLGYTGSEINGVGVAYAQANKQVCQDIDECQGPPDNGRCTANSYCHNSVGSYHCGECLSGFSGDQVRGCQGERLCANGLPNPCDTNAECVVERDGSISCMCGIGWAGNGYVCGKDTDIDDYPDSKLRCRDNNCEKDNCVFVPNSGQEDADRDGLGDACDDDADSDGIVNIDDNCWLVANVDQKNSDKDLHGDACDNCVITDNPDQRDTDKDGLGDKCDDDMDGDGLKNILDNCQRVPNTDQKDRDNDGVGDACDSCPDMVNPNQSDVDDDLVGDTCDTNVDSDGDGHQDTKDNCPTVINSSQLDTDKDGKGDDCDDDDDNDGVLDDVDNCRLVANPDQKKTKKDSKVGDACAGDFDHDNVIDMKDNCPENAEVALTDFRAYQTVVLDPEGDAQIDPNWVVLNQGMEIVQTMNSDPGLAVGYTLFNGVDFEGTFHVNTVTDDDYAGFIFGYQDSSSFYVVMWKQTEQTYWQAVPFRAVAEPGIQLKAVKSKTGPGEYLRNSLWHTGDTSDQVRLLWKDPRNVGWKDKVSYRWYLQHRPQVGYIRARFYEGSTLVADSGVRIDTSMRGGRLGVFCFSQENIIWSNLKYRCNDTIPVDYQEFSAQHSYEQ